In the Topomyia yanbarensis strain Yona2022 chromosome 3, ASM3024719v1, whole genome shotgun sequence genome, one interval contains:
- the LOC131688422 gene encoding uncharacterized protein LOC131688422, translating into MQWLAFHDTFLALIHLNLEVPDIQKFHYLRAAVKGEAVQLIESIGISSFNYVLAWQTLENRYSNDYLLKKRHVQALFDDSLKAWEDHASTVANPDYACLIEFLQRRTRVLESISVNHHTVESASTSGISAHPPKKNHLHSQFRFTSCASTASLGEKCIACNQSHSVTKCQKFNRISPSERQQLVNSKRLCHNCLKGDHFVRNCPSNFSCRKCNRRHHTLLHSGQSDGSRKNVSEGASSSPGAIASTTPFSGSSVVESSTQFTVAATENVPVDEVSSALQHPREDVFLLTVIVMVIDTYGVEHLARALLDSASQPNLITDRMAQILRLRRQPVNVTVQGAGKLSKPAHESVFA; encoded by the coding sequence ATGCAATGGCTTGCATTCCATGATACATTCTTGGCGCTCATTCATTTAAATCTGGAGGTCCCGgatattcaaaaatttcactatTTGCGGGCAGCTGTCAAGGGAGAAGCTGTTCAGTTGATCGAGTCGATTGGTATCAGTTCCTTTAACTACGTTTTGGCTTGGCAGACATTGGAGAATCGGTATTCGAATGACTACTTGCTAAAGAAGCGGCATGTGCAGGCACTCTTCGATGATTCACTGAAGGCATGGGAGGACCATGCGTCGACGGTAGCGAATCCGGACTACGCCTGTCTCATCGAGTTTCTGCAGCGGAGAACACGAGTGCTAGAATCCATCTCTGTGAACCATCATACAGTAGAATCAGCGTCAACTTCTGGTATTTCAGCTCATCCACCAAAGAAGAATCATCTCCACTCTCAGTTCCGCTTTACTTCGTGTGCATCGACTGCAAGTTTAGGTGAAAAGTGCATCGCCTGCAACCAGTCGCATTCCGTGACGAAGTGTCAGAAATTCAATCGGATTTCACCGAGTGAACGTCAGCAGCTTGTGAATTCCAAACGCCTTTGTCACAACTGCTTGAAGGGTGATCATTTTGTCCGCAATTGTCCTTCAAATTTCAGCTGTCGGAAGTGCAATCGACGTCACCATACGCTTCTTCATTCCGGGCAGAGCGATGGTTCCCGAAAAAACGTTAGCGAAGGAGCTTCCTCTAGTCCTGGTGCAATCGCTTCGACTACGCCATTTAGTGGATCTTCTGTGGTCGAGTCATCTACGCAATTTACGGTGGCTGCTACTGAGAATGTTCCTGTGGACGAAGTTAGTTCTGCTCTACAACATCCTCGCGAAGACGTCTTTCTTCTCACTGTCATTGTGATGGTCATCGACACCTACGGTGTGGAACATCTAGCTCGTGCACTTCTGGACAGTGCATCTCAGCCGAATCTCATCACGGATCGCATGGCGCAAATTCTACGATTGCGGCGACAACCCGTAAATGTTACGGTACAGGGAGCCGGCAAGCTATCTAAGCCGGCACATGAATCGGTGTTCGCATAG